Proteins encoded in a region of the Paenibacillus pedocola genome:
- a CDS encoding cation diffusion facilitator family transporter, giving the protein MNNKQSPQSETVAWNGIVSDAALALAKGCVGYFTGSKALLGDALYSGADAAAKLSEALPWRSEQVKKNNETRRTQQGQGNKEPIIAILFSVLILMAGLQIAFSAIRDLTRGHLSTVPPAALVTVLISIVFKEGIFQYQYRYFKKIGDGSHAAYADSHRFSLYSSITALIGITLSMVGGYMEWSPLLYMDPIAALLTGALILRKGYSMITASVYDKKNQELPSEETANFIETVGRVHGVIRVEHLQAIEQGRYVNLQVKISVNPRITVMEAQDISECARKLLQHRFVHVGEVHMDVVPYDPGYPYKSNHQLVDNDIPTLLQ; this is encoded by the coding sequence ATGAATAACAAACAATCACCGCAAAGTGAGACGGTTGCCTGGAACGGGATCGTCAGCGATGCTGCTCTGGCGTTAGCCAAAGGATGTGTAGGCTATTTTACAGGCAGCAAGGCACTGCTGGGCGATGCATTATATTCCGGAGCAGACGCTGCAGCCAAGCTGTCGGAAGCTCTTCCGTGGCGCTCAGAACAGGTTAAGAAGAATAATGAAACACGCCGCACCCAGCAGGGGCAAGGCAACAAAGAACCGATTATCGCGATTCTTTTTTCAGTACTGATTCTTATGGCCGGACTGCAGATTGCCTTTTCTGCCATCCGGGATCTAACCAGAGGACATTTGTCCACGGTCCCGCCCGCTGCACTTGTTACCGTCCTGATTTCGATTGTATTTAAAGAGGGTATCTTCCAATACCAATACCGTTACTTCAAAAAAATAGGCGATGGCAGCCATGCCGCTTATGCGGATAGTCACCGTTTCAGTCTATATAGTTCAATTACCGCATTAATCGGGATTACATTGTCTATGGTTGGAGGATATATGGAATGGAGTCCGCTGCTGTATATGGACCCGATTGCAGCGCTGCTGACCGGCGCCCTGATTCTCCGTAAAGGCTATTCCATGATTACGGCTTCTGTATATGACAAAAAAAATCAGGAGCTTCCCTCGGAGGAAACAGCCAACTTCATTGAAACCGTCGGTCGTGTGCATGGTGTGATCCGTGTGGAGCATCTTCAGGCGATCGAACAGGGACGATATGTTAATCTTCAAGTTAAAATCAGCGTCAATCCGAGGATTACCGTCATGGAAGCCCAGGATATCTCGGAATGTGCGAGAAAGCTGCTTCAGCACCGTTTTGTCCATGTAGGCGAGGTGCATATGGATGTCGTGCCGTATGATCCGGGTTATCCCTACAAAAGCAACCATCAGCTTGTGGACAACGATATTCCTACGCTGCTTCAGTAG
- the secD gene encoding protein translocase subunit SecD — MKRLLSFIITVLVLTGVMAFTTPGLLDRVRLGLDLKGGFEILYHAEPMETGGTLTRASLQKTAESLEKRANALGTSEPEVTTEGTDRIRLKIAGVTDEAEVRKKMKEPAVLTFRSAAEGDATGVYSKIELVGSDFVENAAEVQRNNLNQPEISITVKDKKKFAEITERLLGKELAIYLDDQLLGSPPTVRAVLTDGKASISGNYTIDEARALADTINLGALPLKLTEKYSQSVGATLGKQSLDQTIKAGLVGSLIILIFMMAMYRLPGVLASFALILHTWLLILVFVIADFTLTLPGIAAFILGIGMAVDANIITNERIREEMRSGKSILSSVKAGNKTSFRTVMDANVTTIIVAAVMFAFGTGAVKGFALILIVEIVLSIVTNLYFAHWLLTVLVKAGTLKKPKQFGVKESDIRAL, encoded by the coding sequence ATGAAGAGACTGTTGAGCTTTATCATTACCGTGCTCGTTTTAACAGGCGTTATGGCGTTTACAACTCCCGGGCTGCTGGACAGAGTCCGGCTGGGTCTTGATCTGAAGGGCGGATTCGAGATTCTGTACCACGCTGAGCCGATGGAAACGGGAGGAACGCTGACCCGGGCTTCACTGCAAAAAACAGCAGAAAGCTTGGAGAAACGCGCGAACGCACTGGGAACCAGCGAGCCTGAGGTGACTACGGAGGGAACAGACCGCATTCGTCTGAAGATTGCCGGCGTTACCGACGAAGCTGAAGTCCGCAAGAAAATGAAAGAACCTGCGGTTCTGACTTTCCGCAGCGCTGCCGAAGGCGATGCAACAGGAGTTTATAGCAAGATTGAACTTGTGGGCAGTGATTTTGTTGAGAATGCTGCAGAAGTTCAGCGCAATAACCTGAACCAGCCAGAGATCAGCATCACTGTTAAAGATAAGAAAAAATTCGCGGAGATTACCGAGCGTCTGCTGGGTAAAGAACTTGCCATTTATCTCGATGATCAGTTGCTAGGTTCTCCACCGACGGTAAGAGCTGTATTGACCGACGGTAAAGCTTCGATCTCCGGAAATTACACGATAGATGAAGCACGTGCATTGGCTGACACCATTAACCTGGGTGCCCTGCCGCTGAAGCTGACCGAGAAATACTCCCAAAGCGTTGGAGCTACTCTTGGTAAACAGTCTCTTGATCAAACGATCAAGGCTGGTCTAGTAGGTTCTTTGATTATCCTGATCTTTATGATGGCTATGTACCGTCTGCCTGGTGTTCTGGCCAGCTTCGCGCTGATCCTGCATACTTGGCTGCTGATTCTGGTCTTTGTCATCGCTGACTTTACCCTGACACTCCCCGGTATTGCCGCATTTATCCTCGGTATAGGGATGGCGGTTGATGCCAATATCATTACGAACGAACGGATAAGAGAAGAGATGCGCAGCGGTAAGAGTATCCTGTCCTCCGTTAAAGCGGGTAACAAAACCTCTTTCCGGACCGTTATGGACGCCAATGTAACGACCATTATCGTAGCGGCCGTTATGTTCGCATTCGGTACCGGCGCGGTTAAAGGCTTTGCGCTGATCCTGATTGTCGAAATCGTGCTCAGTATCGTAACGAACCTCTATTTTGCCCACTGGCTGCTCACAGTACTGGTTAAAGCCGGTACTTTGAAAAAACCGAAGCAATTTGGGGTAAAGGAGAGTGACATCCGTGCGCTTTAA
- the secF gene encoding protein translocase subunit SecF — MRFKKDMDFVHLSKYFFIFSIVITVMGVIFLGFMGLNYSVDFKAGSNVDVSLSKNITQDELQPALSSLGLSHEPNITIGDKRVNIRYDEELDNEQSAALKTAITKLDDKASFEVNTVDPEMAKELARNAIYSVLLSSLGIIIYVSIRFEWRFAVAAIVALLHDAFMVVAIFSIFRLEVDLTFIVAVLTIIGYSINDTIVIFDRIRENLRFGKQKSYEDLKSLVNKSVSQTLMRSLYTAFTVFIAAFFLLILGGESIKMFSLAMVIGLLFGAYSSIFIASPLWLLLKKRQKVAVKNNPAKA; from the coding sequence GTGCGCTTTAAGAAAGATATGGATTTCGTGCATCTGAGTAAATATTTCTTTATTTTTTCAATTGTAATTACTGTAATGGGTGTAATCTTCCTCGGATTTATGGGACTTAATTACAGTGTAGATTTCAAGGCTGGTTCCAACGTCGATGTGTCGTTGTCGAAGAATATTACGCAGGATGAACTTCAGCCTGCTCTAAGCAGTCTGGGACTTTCACATGAGCCGAATATTACAATCGGTGACAAGCGGGTGAATATCCGCTACGATGAAGAGCTGGACAATGAGCAGAGTGCTGCATTGAAAACTGCGATTACCAAACTGGATGACAAGGCTTCCTTCGAAGTTAACACCGTTGATCCGGAAATGGCCAAAGAGCTTGCCCGTAATGCGATCTATTCCGTGCTTCTGTCCAGCTTAGGGATTATCATTTATGTAAGTATCCGTTTTGAATGGCGGTTTGCCGTTGCGGCGATCGTGGCACTGCTCCATGACGCATTCATGGTTGTAGCCATCTTCTCGATCTTCCGCCTGGAGGTAGACCTGACCTTCATTGTCGCGGTGCTTACGATTATCGGATATTCCATTAATGATACGATTGTAATCTTTGACCGTATCCGTGAGAATCTGCGCTTTGGTAAGCAGAAATCGTATGAGGATCTTAAATCGCTTGTCAATAAGAGTGTGTCGCAGACTCTTATGCGTTCCCTCTACACAGCGTTTACAGTATTTATTGCCGCATTCTTCCTGCTTATTCTCGGCGGAGAATCGATTAAAATGTTCTCGCTCGCTATGGTTATCGGTTTGCTCTTCGGAGCCTATTCCTCCATCTTTATCGCAAGCCCGCTCTGGCTGCTGCTCAAAAAGCGCCAGAAGGTTGCAGTGAAGAACAATCCGGCCAAAGCCTAA